A window of Rhododendron vialii isolate Sample 1 chromosome 11a, ASM3025357v1 genomic DNA:
CGAGATTTAACAACTGCTCTGTACTGAATCTGCATTGTGGCTACAAGATAAATCTAGAAATATAGGTTTATacaacaaaggaaaaaagaaaaaatagaagagaaatGGGAACTGTAAAAATGATCTACATTAACAAAAATCCACCCTTCATACTTACTATTACATGTGAGTATAAAAATTCATACCGCCCATAAGTCCACGCCATTTAGAAGTTTTCAAAAGGCCTCCTCTTGCGAAACCCTTTAGAGAAATAAAGCTTGGAATATGAGCAATAGCACGAACACCACAAGGACCAAAAGCTTTAAATTCTCTGAAGGTTCCTTTCCTATGATTGTAGGACACTAAAGATCTGGAATTCCATATGAACAACAAATCTCCATTTCTCAAAAATGCAATCGGTTGATGCAAGTAATGCTCCAGCGCGCAATAGAAGTTGATGTCAATGACAAACTCTCTAGTCCAGGACTCCTTGACACCATAATCCTTCATCACCCAAACATCAAACTGACCGTCGCCAATTACAtaacatagagagagaaactcaccTAGTACCCCGACATTGATCCAAGAGATCTTATTAACACACTCTCGATCAAAATGGGTAGGCCCCGGAACAGATCCAAACTgctccatctcaaaatcaaatgaAGAAATCAAGTTGAAAGCCGTAAAACCATCAGTAATCCAGTGAAGAATGCCATTTAGGAAAGAGTCAAACGATCCCTCAGACATAGGTAATGGGGCATCGCCAATTTTCCTCCAGGATTCCGTGCCAAGAGTGTATATCTCAGCTTTTGTTTTACCACCAGAGACCAAACGAGTCTCAGGATCAGTATATTGCATGCACATCAAACTAACGACCTTGTACCGCTTAGTCTTTGGACAGAAACCAAACCCAGAATGGCAACGATAATTGTAAGCTCGTTTTGCAGAAATCTGATTGGGAAGAACCATAACTTCGCCAAGGACTGGGTTGCAAATGTAGTGAAAGGGAGGCCATGAAGCATGGTATAAACAAAGCAATCCATTACAAGAACCCACAAGGGTAACTTGACGACGGGAGAGTTCGAATCTGGTACTTTTCACAGTTAATGCTTGGCACGGACAAGAAATACGCCGGCGATAAAAGGGGCGGTCGTCAGCAGTGCAGGTGGCGGCGGCTGAGGTTTCCTCAAGATCTTGCATATAGACAAAGTGAAATGCACATGAACTGGGACTGTGTTGAAGGA
This region includes:
- the LOC131306348 gene encoding F-box protein At3g07870-like isoform X3: MLKILGSCKLISRHRMVIGRCKRGRESNSTFEGKEDNKEDEQQSQDHTAASESILGCGILELPMNLIYEILSRLPPKAIICCKCVCKTFLKILTDPYFSEINLIKAPNVCASLILQHSPSSCAFHFVYMQDLEETSAAATCTADDRPFYRRRISCPCQALTVKSTRFELSRRQVTLVGSCNGLLCLYHASWPPFHYICNPVLGEVMVLPNQISAKRAYNYRCHSGFGFCPKTKRYKVVSLMCMQYTDPETRLVSGGKTKAEIYTLGTESWRKIGDAPLPMSEGSFDSFLNGILHWITDGFTAFNLISSFDFEMEQFGSVPGPTHFDRECVNKISWINVGVLGEFLSLCYVIGDGQFDVWVMKDYGVKESWTREFVIDINFYCALEHYLHQPIAFLRNGDLLFIWNSRSLVSYNHRKGTFREFKAFGPCGVRAIAHIPSFISLKGFARGGLLKTSKWRGLMGGMNFYTHM
- the LOC131306348 gene encoding F-box protein At3g07870-like isoform X1; the protein is MMVSLIAPLVGWGPWGSCIEFRVSDSKGCHHILHRMVIGRCKRGRESNSTFEGKEDNKEDEQQSQDHTAASESILGCGILELPMNLIYEILSRLPPKAIICCKCVCKTFLKILTDPYFSEINLIKAPNVCASLILQHSPSSCAFHFVYMQDLEETSAAATCTADDRPFYRRRISCPCQALTVKSTRFELSRRQVTLVGSCNGLLCLYHASWPPFHYICNPVLGEVMVLPNQISAKRAYNYRCHSGFGFCPKTKRYKVVSLMCMQYTDPETRLVSGGKTKAEIYTLGTESWRKIGDAPLPMSEGSFDSFLNGILHWITDGFTAFNLISSFDFEMEQFGSVPGPTHFDRECVNKISWINVGVLGEFLSLCYVIGDGQFDVWVMKDYGVKESWTREFVIDINFYCALEHYLHQPIAFLRNGDLLFIWNSRSLVSYNHRKGTFREFKAFGPCGVRAIAHIPSFISLKGFARGGLLKTSKWRGLMGGMNFYTHM
- the LOC131306348 gene encoding F-box protein At3g07870-like isoform X2 codes for the protein MLKILGSCKLISRRHRMVIGRCKRGRESNSTFEGKEDNKEDEQQSQDHTAASESILGCGILELPMNLIYEILSRLPPKAIICCKCVCKTFLKILTDPYFSEINLIKAPNVCASLILQHSPSSCAFHFVYMQDLEETSAAATCTADDRPFYRRRISCPCQALTVKSTRFELSRRQVTLVGSCNGLLCLYHASWPPFHYICNPVLGEVMVLPNQISAKRAYNYRCHSGFGFCPKTKRYKVVSLMCMQYTDPETRLVSGGKTKAEIYTLGTESWRKIGDAPLPMSEGSFDSFLNGILHWITDGFTAFNLISSFDFEMEQFGSVPGPTHFDRECVNKISWINVGVLGEFLSLCYVIGDGQFDVWVMKDYGVKESWTREFVIDINFYCALEHYLHQPIAFLRNGDLLFIWNSRSLVSYNHRKGTFREFKAFGPCGVRAIAHIPSFISLKGFARGGLLKTSKWRGLMGGMNFYTHM
- the LOC131306348 gene encoding F-box protein At3g07870-like isoform X5; this encodes MMVSLIAPLVGWGPWGSCIEFRVSDSKGCHHIFRHRMVIGRCKRGRESNSTFEGKEDNKEDEQQSQDHTAASESILGCGILELPMNLIYEILSRLPPKAIICCKCVCKTFLKILTDPYFSEINLIKAPNVCASLILQHSPSSCAFHFVYMQDLEETSAAATCTADDRPFYRRRISCPCQALTVKSTRFELSRRQVTLVGSCNGLLCLYHASWPPFHYICNPVLGEVMVLPNQISAKRAYNYRCHSGFGFCPKTKRYKVVSLMCMQYTDPETRLVSGGKTKAEIYTLGTESWRKIGDAPLPMSEGSFDSFLNGILHWITDGFTAFNLISSFDFEMEQFGSVPGPTHFDRECVNKISWINVGVLGEFLSLCYVIGDGQFDVWVMKDYGVKESWTREFVIDINFYCALEHYLHQPIAFLRNGDLLFIWNSRSLVSYNHRKGTFREFKAFGPCGVRAIAHIPSFISLKGFARGGLLKTSKWRGLMGGMNFYTHM
- the LOC131306348 gene encoding F-box protein At3g07870-like isoform X4 — its product is MVIGRCKRGRESNSTFEGKEDNKEDEQQSQDHTAASESILGCGILELPMNLIYEILSRLPPKAIICCKCVCKTFLKILTDPYFSEINLIKAPNVCASLILQHSPSSCAFHFVYMQDLEETSAAATCTADDRPFYRRRISCPCQALTVKSTRFELSRRQVTLVGSCNGLLCLYHASWPPFHYICNPVLGEVMVLPNQISAKRAYNYRCHSGFGFCPKTKRYKVVSLMCMQYTDPETRLVSGGKTKAEIYTLGTESWRKIGDAPLPMSEGSFDSFLNGILHWITDGFTAFNLISSFDFEMEQFGSVPGPTHFDRECVNKISWINVGVLGEFLSLCYVIGDGQFDVWVMKDYGVKESWTREFVIDINFYCALEHYLHQPIAFLRNGDLLFIWNSRSLVSYNHRKGTFREFKAFGPCGVRAIAHIPSFISLKGFARGGLLKTSKWRGLMGGMNFYTHM